The genomic region ATAGGTTCATAAGTGCCACAGACACCGCAATAGTTATTGATGGGTCAGGCAATGTGAAGTTAATCAATATTAAGTGTAGTTCTTGACCGTGCTCTATGGTTTAGGTGAAACCATAGATTTAAATTAAGAGTTCCAGTGCATAACCTGTAGTGTCACTGGCTGAGGAGATAAAGAAGGTATTAATGGAGAACCCCGGTATTCTAGTTGAGGTTCTCGTTTCCAAACCTGAGATTATCTACCAAGCCCTGGCCAAATTAATGCCATGGCAAAACCTAGCCACAAAGCAAGATATTGAGGAATTGAGGAAGTACGTAGATGATAAATTTGAAGAATTAAGGAAGGAGATGCAGGAAATGAAGAACACGATGTCAACAAAGGAGGAAGTCAGGGAATTGAGGCATGAGGTTGAGGATGTAAGGAATAGAATGGCAACTAAGGAGGAGACTCAGGAACTAAGGAAGGAAATACAGATGATTAAGGACACAATGGCTACGAAAAACGATGCCGAGGAACTGAGGAAGCATGTTGATACTCAGATTAAGTTCATATCCGTTAAATTAGATGCCCTTGGCGCTCGATGGGGCGTGGTTAATGAGGATGCCTTTAGAGATGGTGTGAGGGAGATCCTTAAGGATGCAGGTTACACAGTTGAGAAGTGGCTGTATTACGACGCAGACGGTTATGTCTATGGGTACCCAAGCGAAATAGAGCTTGATGTGATCGTTAAGGACAAGATTATTATGGTTGTGGAAATATCATCAGCAATAAGGAGGAGTGACTTAATCATCATTAGGCGTAAGGCCGAGTTATACATGAGGGTCACGGGCAAGGCAGTTGATAGGGTATTGGTGGTGACGCCGTACATAAGCGATAGAAACCCAGATTACGTAAGGGTTATGGCCGAGAGAATGGGGATCAAGGTAATAACGCCGGAGGGCATGGTGGGGCAAGGGCAGTAATCATGGGCGTTTAATCTCGGTGGTCAGTAGGGCTATACCAATCATTAACCAGGCAATTAGTAATAGAATTAGACCAATGAACACCGGCATCAATACCGCACCCACTATGTAGAGTAGCCCACCAATCCTAACGTAATCACTTCCAGTGTATGCATAGGTCCTCCTGGCAATGCGGTACATGAAAGCCGCAGAGATAATCAATGGTATGGATGCAAAGGCCCCAACAATCATCACTAACTCCATCAATTGTAAAAGCTCCGTGAATTGCGTATACGTATAACCAACAATGCCACTAGGTCCATAATGAACACCAGGTATGCCGATGGCGTGGGCAATCATCATGACCACCATGGAGAAGGCAGGGTTGTGAATGAAGAAAAGCAGGAATAAGCCCACGATAAACACGGCAAACGCCACTATGGTCAGGATAAACCAGGCAATCGCATCGCTCCTCAATGCATTATCACGAAGATTACCCGCGATCTCGATAATCCCCACGAGGAACATGACAATACCAGCAATGCCAAGCGCACCATAACCAAGAAAGCCTACACCAGCGAGTACGGCGCCAATGCCCGCCACAACCTTAGCATTGTTTAAGTCCATATTAAATAATGAGTGTAGGGCGTCACTATTTAATCCTTAAGTGCGTGATGATTCGAGGCAATACATGTAGTACAATTAATTAATTCAAGGTGTAATGTAACCCAGGTTTAATAAAGGCATTTGATCATTAGTTATGTAATACGGTATGAGCTTCTATGCGTAATTGAAATAAAGCCTTGAGTGAGGTGGTGCGGGTGCGCGCACCGGGCTATGGTATAAATACTATATGTATAATAATTGATTAAATAAATAGTTTATTTATTGATTAAATGCTTAGTGGCCTGAACCATGGTTTACACGGGCTATATAGTATGTGCACTAGGCCTATGTCCCTTGGCCTTTTAGGCTATTTTGTTAATTTAGAGTGCTTGGGTATGGATGAGGTGCTTATTGGATTTATTGGCGTGGTGATCACGGTAGTGGTGTCGGCAGTGTCTACGGCATATTGGTTGGGCAGTAAATTTAGGGGTATTGAGGATAGGCTTAATGAGTTAAGGAAAGGGTTAAGTGGCGTTGAGTCTGAGTTAGGTGGCATAAAGGTTGAATTAGGTAATGTCAAGGCTAGGTTGGAGAGGGTTGAGGATAGGATTTCACGGCTTAGGAGGTCTCTCCTTGATTTTACGACAACCATACGCGACTCCCAGGAGTTTATGATTGAGATGCTGAGTTACGAGGGCGTGTCAAGGCCTGAGGCAGCCTCCGTCATTAGGGGCGAGTTGAATAGGCTCCTTGAGTCCTTGGTTGGCGGGGTCAGCGGTAATCCTTTGACGAAGGAGGAGTTTGAGGAGATTAGGAGGTATATTCAGAAGGATGAGTTGACGCTTGAAGAGGCGTATAGGTTTAAGGAGCTTGCCTGGAAGTTGGTTAGGGAGTATAGGTATAGGTTTCCTGACGTGTGGAAGATTTATTGGTACGCGGTGGCTTGGATCGGCTGGGCGGCAAGGCTTGAGAAGGAAAGAAGTGCCGGGGGCGGTGGTCAGGGTAGGTAATGGTTGAGGGCCCATCATCAAGGAGTACCAGGCTTAAGTGCTTGGCTTGCACTTTGTTAGGTCTATGAATTCCTCCTTGGTTAGTTCCCGGTATATAACTGCCATGTCGGTTAGGAACTTGCATATGAATTCCCTGGCGTCATCATCACTCCTAAACACGCTGAATACCCCCTCCCTATCCGGCCCATTGTATTGGTACCTATGTAGTTCGAGGGATGCCAGGGTTAGGTACGGTATCATTGGGTTTAGTGTAGCAAGTACCTTGGATACCTCGAACATGCGTGTCGTGGGCATGAAGGCCACCACGTACAATGCCTCATCAATCCTCTCCTTCAATCCCCTAACCCTTACCTTACGCCTATATACCTTGCCTAGCTCGTTAATCATATCGGTGGATATCGCCGCGAGGAAGGACTTCCATGCCTGGAATGCCTTACCGGCCGCGTTCCTAGTCAAGCCCTCACCGAGCATTCTAATTGCTATCTCAGCCTCGTAACGCGCCTCCATTAGTCGCGTTCTCCTGTACTCACCTAAATTAATCCAGGGCTTACCCAATTCCATGGGCTGAGTTAATGGCGATTAACGGCATTATAAACCTTGCATAACGCAGTGTGTGGCTAGCACTAGTTAAAGTGCTTAGTCATTAAGTCAGCGCTTAAATGTCGATTTAGCTAGTGGCTTGGTGATGCATTACAGGGTACTTGGAAGGACGGGTATTAGGGTTTCGGAGATTGGTTTTGGGGCTTGGGCCATTGGTACGGACATGTACGGGGCCCATGACAGGGAGCGAGACATTGCCCTAATAAGGACTGCCCTTGACCTAGGAATAAACACCTTCGACACAGCGGACATGTATGGCGAGGGATTGAGCGAGAAGATACTGGGTAAGGTCCTTAGGGGTTATGACGTTAATGTATTCACGAAGGTTGGTTATGAGGTCGGTAGGGTGGTTAATGGTCGTCACGTGCAGAACTTCAGCGTTAACTACATAGTCAATGCCGTTAAGGAGTCCTACAGGAGACTCGGCAGAAGAATAACGTTACTCCAACTCCACAACCCATCAACCAGCGTGATTAGGGATAGGGAATTACGCAGGGCCTTGCTTAAGCTCGTGGAGGAGGGTTACGTGGAGCACATCGGCGTGGCCCTGGGCCCCGAAACCAACGTCCTAAATGAGGGCTTGGCGGCTATTGATGAGGGTTATGAATCAATAATGTTTGTATTCAATATTCTAGAGCAGGAGCCAGGAAGGACACTAATTAGGCGTGGCGTTGAAAGCTCGATGGGCCTAATAACCAGGGTACCGCATGCCTCAAATGTATTAACGAGTGGGCAGGACATAAACTTCAAACCAAACGACCACAGGAACTTAAGGAACAGGGACTGGTTAATCAAGGCCCTGGAGTTCACGGACACGAGGATTAAGCCCATAGCCCAGTCCCTGGGCATGGACCTGGAGACCCTAGCCATTAAGTACGTTCTCTCATACCCGGTAAGTACTGTGATGGTCACGGCAATAAGCATTGAGGAACTAACGAAGTATGCCAACGCCGCCGACGGCAACTACCTAAGTAATAATACGGTAAAGGCCCTGGAGAGCCTATATGAGGAATTCACAAAATCAATAAACAATGATTAGGTTAGGGCACTATCCATCGAGAACCCAAGTTCCTCATCACTCATTATCAGTCATGGCGGTCATCTTCACACAGGATATAAACCACCGCAGTATTTATATCCATTTCCAACTGAGAACCACGCAATACTAGTAAATGAACCCACAAAGCCAATAAGCATCACGCATGCTGACCAACACATATGCTGAGTCAGGGCCTATTACCCTTAAAACAAACTACAGCCATTATCCAGCGACCATAGGCAATAATCAATGAGAGCAGGTAACACGTACCAATTCAAGCCACGCAATGCACAGAGTCAAGGGCCATGCATCACGTCATGGTAAAGTGTGAGGTTGCTTTCTATTTTGCTCGTTTAATTTTCTCTGAACACCCAAGTTATAAAAAGTCCGTGGGTTTTGTTACTCTTGATGGGTATGGGTTCTAGATCGAGGCTCTTGTTAATAACTGCCGTGGTTATTGTGGTGGTTGTTGCCTCAGTACTCCTTGCCCCGCCGAGGATCTTCGTTAGTCATGGTGTGAAGGTTGGTAATACAAAAACCAGTGGATTCTCCACGGCAAACCAGGGCATTGTTGGTTTGCCAATTAGCCTGAACATTCCAATCTACGTAGTCGGTCCATCAACGCTTGTTCAGAGACTGGTTAGTGCTGGCATTAATCAATCACTGATCAAGCCTGTGACGGTTAATGAGTTGCCTAGTTTGCCCGGTAATAGCTTAGTTGTCATTGATTGGTCTGTAATTGGGCCTGGCTTGATCACGAATGTGAGTGGCTTGGTCCACGTGAACGTGAACTCAACAAACTTCAAACTAATCAGGGAGTTAATTAAGCGTGGTGACTTCGTGGTCATCCACGGTAATGCGAGTGAGGTGTCGGTTATTGAGTTGGTTTTGGCTGTTGCGTGGTCGAGGGCTTACAACACGAGCATAATCGCAATACCAGTGCCCAAGTACCTAAACGGCCTAGACTATGTGATTGCCTACGGAAACAACCATGTACTAATAATAGGACCACACTCATTAAGTGCGGCACTAAACATAGCAAGCAAGTTCTGGACACCAATAATAACAAAAACACCAACACCAGACCCATCAGACGATTTATGCATGGATCTGTCCGTATCGGCTACTAACCAGCCATCCCAAATCAGTAGTACCGCGTATGCAATTGTCTATGGTCAGCAATCCTACGAGGATTCACCTGGCGACTTCGTAGTTGACTTTTGCCTATCGTGGTCGGTACTTGTCTATAATGATTATAATGGATACTCGGCTGGCTATGCCGAGCTCTACAACTACATTGAGTACATACCGAACTCTGGTACAGAGATTGAGTACATTAAGTCCTTCCAGGATGCATACGCATCATACATGGTCTATGAGTATGAGATGGGCTACATAAGCGCATCACAATTACCTGGGGACGTTGAGTTTATAGCAGGAAGTGGTGGAGGCTACGAACCAGGCTACTGGACAAACACAGCCGGTGCTGACCCACATGCACAGACATGTACGTCATCAACGTCGTACGGCATCAGCCTAGCTATCGGTTTCTCAACCTCGGGTACGGGCATTACGGTTTCTAATTCCGTTAGCACGACTTATTCCTGCCCAGAATATACAATATCATTGTATGGTCAACCAGCTGCGGTTACGTCATTGAGACTATCCGCATCTAATCAGACCTGGGTCTTTACACCGCAGAGTACGCAATATGCGGAGCAGGAGCAGATATATGGGGTTGAGAGCGACGGAGACACATACATGGGCCCTGCCTATAATCCGCAATCTTCGGCTTACACAATACCCGCTGGCTCCTCGGTCGTTGTTAATGAGACGAATGGATGCACGTATTACCTATTTGGCTTCATACCCGAGAGTGGTACATTGGTTGAGCACATAGTCTACGACATAAACTGGGACGTTTGGGTTAACTCGAACGGTGCAATGAACCCCTACAGCTCCGGCTTAGCCATAGTCCCGCCAGCCGCCTCGGGCTGGAGCTCAAGCAACGGCTTCTACTACACAACAAGCTGCTGGTTAGGATAACCAAACCCAAAATCAAAGCCCTTAAAACCAACACCCTTCTTTCACCAGCCCCTCACCATAAATAATCTACCCCTTAACGCTCCATGACCACGACATCGTAATCAGGCCCCGCCTGGAATCCCTATCCTCCTTAATCAACCTAGCAACCTCCTCAACACTAACATCATTAAGTAACTCCCTAAGCTCGTTTTATCTTCTCAGCCTCTCCCGCAACTCCTCATCCCTATTAATGCGTGTCACGGTGAATTCCCTCATATTGATACTGATACTATCAGGTAATAAATTCTTCGTGTTAAAATCCGTAACGTGAAAACGTAATGCAATCACTCCTCCTCGCCGGAACCACAGACCTCATCAATCACCTCATTAATATCGCCATTGGTCTCAAGATTAACAACCTCAGGCCTGTCACCGCCAAGCAGTGCGTAGGCCATACCATCACTGCCCAGCAGTATGTATGTGCAGGACTTAATGAGTATGTAATCACCAAGCTCAACATAACCCATTGTGTAGAGCACCTTCCTATAATTATCCTCAACAAACCTAATCAACTTCATGAAAGACTCCACATCACCATCCTCAACACCAACCAGTAAATCCTCAATCGAATCCTCCACAGGCTAAGCTCCCCTAGGCAAATAAAAAACTCACTCAGAATTCAGCTCAACCAATGCGTTCCTCACCAAGTAGGGCAGCATGATGTTGATATTACTAAGCAATGGTTACAAAGATTATAATAAACCAGGACTAAACCTCCACACCATAGTACACCCTAAATTCATCATTCATTACATCGTAGGTGCATACAATATTCTAACTAAAGCCATAACCCCGAGTCCCCACGCGGGGATAGGGGTAACGGGCCGAAGACCAGGCCTGGGGCTGAACCCAAACGGGAATGTAGCCCCAAACCTCCCCGCCTTAGCAACACCAAGAACCCTCGCCCTTCAGGGCGGGGAGGAGGTCAGCTCCAACGGCAGAGTTAAGTTAAAAATAACGGTGCGTTGAACATTACTCGGTTAATGGATTCCTCAAGGTTCATAGAGCTTGTGCTGGATCTACACAATAAGTACGGCAGCGCATTAGGTATTAGTGACGTATATGCCTACAGCGCCCTGGGCAGGGTCATCAAGGCGGTAGGCACGGTAATAATATCCCCAAACTCACCAATGCTCCTCAGCAAGACCCCAAGGACAATATCAATGTACCTACTGAGCAACGGCTCAGTAATAGCCCTTGCGGACCTACCCATAGACGTGGCTAACCTAAGGGATTGCAGTGGTGAGAGGGTTGAGGTCACTAACGACCTCTATAAACCACCGAGCACCCTGACGGCCATTAACATGACCAAGTGCCAGGACCCCATATTCAGGGTTGTTAAGGATGTTGGTAGGAAGTACGGCGTTAACCTCGAGGTTTGGTTTACGAGTGAGTTGGGAATGGAGGGTGTTAAGGTGGTTTATAGGGGTGGTTTTAAGGATCTAAAGCACCTGGCCAGAGTTGTTATTGTAATGACGGCACTAACCAACATCAGGGGTAATAATGATGTGGAAGCCGTTCTTAAATTAATAAGTGATTTAATGAGGAGGTATTGAGTCACCAAACCTCCTTCTCCCTGAGTATGTCCTCTATGTTTACGATTGTCGAGCCGTCGGGGCCATAGAGTGGGCTTAAGGCTGGCGGCGCCTTTAGGTAGTTGGGCATTTGCTCCATAATCCTCTCCTCGTATGTTGGCACGTACTCATTCTGGTAGAAGATGCCGATGGGTATCTTGTCGCCCCACTCCATACCCCTCAGGAAGGCCTGCGTGAGCTTCTTCGTAACCTCCTCCTCACTCGGGCTCCTAACCACGGGGTCCCAACCAGGCTCATTCTCAAGCTTGTAAATCCTAGCCTCATACCACTCCTTGGTATTCACGTCATTATACGTTGGGCACGGCTGAAGAATGTCAATGAAGGCGGAGCCCTTATGCCTAATGGCTTCCTTAATGAGGTACGCCAGGTGCTTAACGTCATAGGCGTAGCCCCTGGCCACGAACGTGAAGCCAACGGACAAGGCCAAAACCACTGGGTTAATCGCATCATAAATATTCGGCCTGGCAAGGGCCTTGGTCTTAACACCCCTCCTAAGCGTTGGGCTCGCCTGGCCCTTGGTCAGGCCGTAGACGCCATTATCGAACATAAGCACCGTCAAGTCCACATTACGCCTACCAGCATGCACAAGGTGCTCAGCGCCAATACCCATTAGGTCACCGTCACCGCCAATCACGATAACCTCGAGATTCGGATTGGCCAATTTAATGCCGGTTGCATACGGTATGGGCCTACCATGAAGTGTATGGGCACCATTAGCATTAACGTAATGAATAGTCTTGGCAGAACAGCCAATGCCGGAAACGAGGAACACACTGTGAGGATCAAGATTCAAATCAGCCAAAGCCTGATAAAGGGCCTGTAAAATACCATAATCTCCACAGCCAGGGCACCAATCTGGTCGACGTCTCTTTTCTACGTAATCCATCGGCGTCCTCTTTACGGTGATCTTGACGGTGTTAGACACGATACAAATGTCAAATGAATCACTTTATAAAGCTATCCCGCTTATTACTGCGAAAGCATTTTACTAGGCTAAGCCTAGGGAACCCGTGGGCTACTTCTACGGCATCCTAATCAGGGAATTGGACATAACATCGTTGATTAAGACATTACCTGTAATACCCGTGGAGAGGGAGAACCTACACATGACCATTGTATACATCGGTGACCAAAGGCCGAGCCAGGAAATAGACGATAAAATCGGAATAAGCGTAGGCTCAATACCCTGCTTCAACGTCAAGCTCGGACAATTAATCCTACTGCCAAATGCCCTGAAGCCCAGGGTGTTGGCAGTTGAGGTCATCGGCAATGAGAGGTTGAGTAGGTTGAGGAATACGATAATGAACATACTAAGGGATTCAAGCATCTCGATTAACGACAAGCACTCAGGCGAGTTCAAGCCTCACATATCAATAGCCTACATAAAATCAAAGAAGCTAAACCCAGAGGACATACTCGAGACAGCCCGTGAGATGGGTGTCGAGGAGGAGCTACGGGACAAATCACTACTAATTAACAGTGTCTCCTTAATACTGGCGAAGGAGGATAACTACAGGGAGTTAACAAGGCATGAATTGCAATGCCGATTTTAAGCGGGATCACGTAAACCTAATCACGGGGTCAGCATTGCGTATCCCCACTATCCTAACCACAAAGCGCGTATTAGCCAATGGACCCAGTAAGTATCGGCAATCACGAAACGGGCAAACACTGGACTTATGCCTCCTCAACCTATTATCACCATAGCTCTCAGCCCTAATGAGTAGTAGGTCACCATCACGCGTGTAAATAACCCTGTATGGGTAGTGGATATAAATGCCCCTCATTGGATCCCTAATCACTAACTCCACGTAGTCGGCCATGGACAAATCAACAAACAACGAAGTACTCCCACCCTTCACCTCATCTGCGCGGTGCTCCTTAATCACGAGACCACAATTACTGGCTAACTGCATGACCACCCACCAGCGACGCCCTAAACGATTCCCAACCCCTCAACAACTCATTGAATTCCTCAATCAACTTCCTAAGCCTAGCCCTTCGGTAAGCCCTCAACTCATACTTCAAATCCTCACTTAGATAGTTAATCTTACTCTTAATCGAGTTTATTATGGAGTCCACAATGCGCAGTGCATCATTAACACTCACGTGTATTGGGTAAACACGGATGAAGGCATTACCATACTTAGAAAAGACCTCCCTCCACTTATTAATGTCGAAGCACACTTCACGACCAATCCACGCATGGCCATACTTCGAAAAGCACCTCCTAATCTCCCTATGGAACCTTACGGAGATGCTCACGTCATTAGGAACCCTAAACTCAAGGATATACAACACGACATTACCACCATTGCCAGGGGATACCCTAGTAATTAATTGATTAAATAATGCGGGCAAGAATCTGACACCGTCACCACCAACGCTTACATCAACCACATACGGCTTAGAATTAACGAAATAACCCTTAACAATGGCATAGTCACCACCCACCACCTGAGCCCTAACAACATTACCACCCTCAACAACCCTGGCACCCCTAGCATCATAAACCGCAATAAACGGCTTATACGAACTAAGATAGGGCAGGGCAAACTCTACGTACTGACCACTCCCCGAATCAACGAGCCCCAACTCCATAGTAAATACAGGATAAAGGAACAATTTAAACTTAACAAACCGTGCGCAAAGAATGCACTGAAAAAGGTGCAATAACAATCCGTGAGAAAAACATTACGGTAAAACACCAGACACGGTGCATCGAAGAATTAACGAGAATCACCATTTAAAGAGAGATTGAGATGTTAATAACACGGTGATTAAGCATGTAACCCTAACCATGACTTAACCAACGCATGAACCGCGAGGGAAATCCCCAGGGTTAGGCCCTGGGGAAACCCTCGTAGGCGATTTAAGCGGTGGGCCAACCCCTGGAGTCGGGAGTTGAAGATCGATAAGAAACTAATGAGGGTGCTACTCGATTTAGGAGATAAGCCGTTAATAGTGATTGGTCCACCGAGTTCAGGGAAAACCACAATAATCACTACGTTGGGTTTAATGAGGCATAAACTCATGGGCTCATTCATAACCTACATGACGCATAAGTCATCTGACGTTATTGGGGCTGTAATGAAACCATTAATACCCTGGAGATGCATACGCGATAACCTATTCCTAATACTTGATTCCTATGAGGAGCTGAGCGCAAGACCTGGAATATCACTGCTGGTATCCTCAGCATATAGGTATAAGACCTATGGTAACTATGTTAGATACCTAAGATACCTCGCTAGGAGTCCACGTAATGTTCACGCACTATGGCTTCTAGGGCGAATAATGCTACTACATGATATTGTGACCGACCAAGTCATTGACAATGAAGCTATTAAGATAGCCACAATATTGAATAGTAGGGACATTAAGGGAGCATACTTAGCAACAGCCCTAATAATCAACAGCATGTGCCAACAAAGAACCAACAACCTATTGATACTAGACGATATAACAATACTACCCATAAGGGAGGAAGCATTACTAAGGATCATTAGGATGGCAAGGGGCTTTACGAACATATGGATGGCAATGCATAGTATAGGTAGGTTAAACCTCGAAGACCTAAACACACCAACGATAATAACAAGCCATAGTGGCCCTGCTAAATCATTATCGAGATTAAAGGACATACTAAGTCGAATAAAACCAGGCGAGGCGCTTTACATGGGCTTTAACGAAGAATTGAAAATAGAAATAAACGAGGTAAGAGAACTACGTAACAAACTACTCAACGAAAGTAATAGTAACCCGTAACCGTCACATCCACGGCAGGCGAACCCGTTAAAAATCCCCTTCCTTTTTCAATCCCCCTACGCAGGGGGGAGGAGGAAGGGGAGTATGATGGGCGCGAGAGACCGAGCCGATGGCTCGGTCCTCGGACGTCCCTGAGTCTCATAATGATGAGTCCCCATAAAAATGATCAATGATTAAATGAGAAAGACTGATCAAGCCCATCACCTGGGTACCCGCGGGGCGGGCCGCCCCGCCATTGAACTTATCAACGAGGGGCGGTGACTGTGGGAATACCACAGTCCCGCCCTGTGGGTATCCAGGTGATGGGTATGGGTAGGGATGGGGAAGGCAGGGACGGGCGTGTGCCTGTCGTGGATGTGACGGTTGTGGGTGTCGATGTTGGTGTTAGGCGTTCTGTTGTGACTTTTGTTGGTACATGGGCTAAGTTGCTCAGTGATTTGGCTGTGATATATGCTAGGCAGAATGGTGTTTCGTTAATACCGTTGGGCGTGTATGATGCCATGACTAGGGCGTACGTGGCTGAGATTAGTTATCCAGGGGTTGATAAGTACCGTGGTGGTGAGTTGACAAGTAACATTGTTAATAAGGCGTTGGGTGCCGTAGTTAGGGCAATCCACAGTGTTCAGAGAATTCATAATGCGCTGGTTGGTTTGGCATTTGAGGATCTTAGGTTGTTTAATGAGCATAAGCGTGACCTGGCTAGGGCTAAGGTGGTTTGGGAGTTGATTGTTAATAGGTTTGGCAAGGTTATGAGTAGGTGTCCTT from Vulcanisaeta distributa DSM 14429 harbors:
- a CDS encoding PD-(D/E)XK nuclease family protein — encoded protein: MSLAEEIKKVLMENPGILVEVLVSKPEIIYQALAKLMPWQNLATKQDIEELRKYVDDKFEELRKEMQEMKNTMSTKEEVRELRHEVEDVRNRMATKEETQELRKEIQMIKDTMATKNDAEELRKHVDTQIKFISVKLDALGARWGVVNEDAFRDGVREILKDAGYTVEKWLYYDADGYVYGYPSEIELDVIVKDKIIMVVEISSAIRRSDLIIIRRKAELYMRVTGKAVDRVLVVTPYISDRNPDYVRVMAERMGIKVITPEGMVGQGQ
- a CDS encoding DUF996 domain-containing protein, whose amino-acid sequence is MDLNNAKVVAGIGAVLAGVGFLGYGALGIAGIVMFLVGIIEIAGNLRDNALRSDAIAWFILTIVAFAVFIVGLFLLFFIHNPAFSMVVMMIAHAIGIPGVHYGPSGIVGYTYTQFTELLQLMELVMIVGAFASIPLIISAAFMYRIARRTYAYTGSDYVRIGGLLYIVGAVLMPVFIGLILLLIAWLMIGIALLTTEIKRP
- a CDS encoding PaREP1 family protein, which encodes MELGKPWINLGEYRRTRLMEARYEAEIAIRMLGEGLTRNAAGKAFQAWKSFLAAISTDMINELGKVYRRKVRVRGLKERIDEALYVVAFMPTTRMFEVSKVLATLNPMIPYLTLASLELHRYQYNGPDREGVFSVFRSDDDAREFICKFLTDMAVIYRELTKEEFIDLTKCKPST
- a CDS encoding aldo/keto reductase gives rise to the protein MHYRVLGRTGIRVSEIGFGAWAIGTDMYGAHDRERDIALIRTALDLGINTFDTADMYGEGLSEKILGKVLRGYDVNVFTKVGYEVGRVVNGRHVQNFSVNYIVNAVKESYRRLGRRITLLQLHNPSTSVIRDRELRRALLKLVEEGYVEHIGVALGPETNVLNEGLAAIDEGYESIMFVFNILEQEPGRTLIRRGVESSMGLITRVPHASNVLTSGQDINFKPNDHRNLRNRDWLIKALEFTDTRIKPIAQSLGMDLETLAIKYVLSYPVSTVMVTAISIEELTKYANAADGNYLSNNTVKALESLYEEFTKSINND
- a CDS encoding zinc ribbon domain-containing protein, with product MGRDGEGRDGRVPVVDVTVVGVDVGVRRSVVTFVGTWAKLLSDLAVIYARQNGVSLIPLGVYDAMTRAYVAEISYPGVDKYRGGELTSNIVNKALGAVVRAIHSVQRIHNALVGLAFEDLRLFNEHKRDLARAKVVWELIVNRFGKVMSRCPSVKTSWFWISYRGEVIMPIRDSIPIVLVEPEYTSSTCPRCGTYLGRVRGRVTCGYCGFEGDRDVIGAINVALRGFLILMKCVREGVIGVARELQGLAHRLFIRLFPY
- a CDS encoding 2-oxoacid:ferredoxin oxidoreductase subunit beta; translated protein: MDYVEKRRRPDWCPGCGDYGILQALYQALADLNLDPHSVFLVSGIGCSAKTIHYVNANGAHTLHGRPIPYATGIKLANPNLEVIVIGGDGDLMGIGAEHLVHAGRRNVDLTVLMFDNGVYGLTKGQASPTLRRGVKTKALARPNIYDAINPVVLALSVGFTFVARGYAYDVKHLAYLIKEAIRHKGSAFIDILQPCPTYNDVNTKEWYEARIYKLENEPGWDPVVRSPSEEEVTKKLTQAFLRGMEWGDKIPIGIFYQNEYVPTYEERIMEQMPNYLKAPPALSPLYGPDGSTIVNIEDILREKEVW
- a CDS encoding 2'-5' RNA ligase family protein; translated protein: MGYFYGILIRELDITSLIKTLPVIPVERENLHMTIVYIGDQRPSQEIDDKIGISVGSIPCFNVKLGQLILLPNALKPRVLAVEVIGNERLSRLRNTIMNILRDSSISINDKHSGEFKPHISIAYIKSKKLNPEDILETAREMGVEEELRDKSLLINSVSLILAKEDNYRELTRHELQCRF